A single genomic interval of Drosophila virilis strain 15010-1051.87 chromosome 2, Dvir_AGI_RSII-ME, whole genome shotgun sequence harbors:
- the Rrp5 gene encoding rRNA biogenesis protein RRP5, with the protein MVSNEKSFPRGGIANLQANAENSPSNIVFGASQRKIKKGPKPKEKQIDGEHSDQLQAFSAETLTYDTLRDRMLVMGVVKAADATSLQIALPGRMTARALVADISDAYARVAQSYMAGDGSEYHDLTVLFSVGQIVYGRAIKTEIPERNRMSLLLSLKPAEVNSSLHHASIKKGFIFTGAIEEIQEHGCVIETGIEGLQAFVPIADAAQQHHIGQLIFLKVKQIQHSSAKSTCQCVRLDQDKLKIKSQNETNLDYILPGSIVKFKVIKHLKNGLEGSIMNESFRGYVNEHHLAEALHTPPDYELNEEYLARVLYVMPLTKLVYLTLNLDINVTTEKTAMEDDEQQELLKKGSIVEKARVLRHGTGGIVLLLNHKHKGLISYGSIKSNHKGNYDQDVVLAKYSSKSKHKVRVLGYDVIESLYYCTDDANILNEKLYTLEDLQAGDIVQARIVKPESKIGGYNVKIGKVNGIIEQLHLAPNMRYEVGQRLRCRVLDICLDRKICYLSNRNEYLNKSVKLLTSLQSAQPGSLFTGTVVKCESSYVLVKFCSGIKGVLHKQRLNELIESTFFAGQTTKFRIAGRNNDQVLLTLPEEKFQLGEICPIEVTNALDAGLEIKITYASDEQDASMTGDENPTEEFVGLMPVRFLSDYVDLQDAQKRTHPVGTHTEAACIMQNIFSLRDVPYFSENLTKDWHTVQVGDVLRAHVKHASEQVLELLVPVRNYNKLVKLHVKMLCPQTAREVPIMLVPDQLLFVKVLSKELETKTLTVSAKLSDVWSGQLTETANLVESYLNEVSQIRNKLKMLNAPIAKHSMGDKVDVIFKGIDPTTNNWVYHLDGSKNITALIIASLAGTATAPQVGSKQQAVILWIDYANDMLLVSNKKMDIEHISSSQELPQNLIAKSGMKAKVLLKLDSIVVCSLKKGASNPLIFCPVRLHPNDVDSSASACLRQGDFCNLAFIHEKLPIAVPETVWKLWKGVKRAAAVDAEEETPVKSKKVKIEAKIASKSNAQKLKKAEIKPLDNGKQKGVQLFFEDKIPAKANVLKCNAVNDTATKLRLPGISSFWETDLGALNGKRPEDTSSDEDDNNAAAEAEANSSKKKRLSAKEKAKAEVKEEQRLREIEERNADPNQRPETIDQFERLVLAEPNSSKSWIQYMSFLLSNTEVDKAREIARRAIKTIAFRETKELRNIWTALINLELSYNSSNFDDVLKEALSHNDPLETYLNLVEVLKSHNLRERLVSTLNLITRKFRTEPQVWRVTADAYFWLGMADRVQPTLQRALSVLPKNQHINCIVAFAKLYAQNDDNAMAQTLLDDIVTSYPKRIDIWVLYVDMLIKSELIESARNVLERAVLQKLQPDKMLVIYKKYLDFEMKHGTEANAARVKQLAEQYVQSQNKTLK; encoded by the exons atGGTTTCAAATGAAAAAAGCTTTCCGCGCGGCGGAATAGCAaatttacaagcaaatgcCGAAAACAGCCCATCGAATATC GTTTTTGGTGCCTCACAGCGAAAGATAAAGAAAGGTCCAAAGCCAAAGGAAAAGCAAATAGATGGTGAGCACAGTGACCAACTGCAAGCGTTCTCTGCGGAAACGCTCACATATGACACACTTCGGGACCGAATGCTGGTGATGGGAGTTGTAAAAGCGGCGGACGCCACCTCACTACAAATAGCATTGCCCGGTCGCATGACAGCTCGCGCTTTAGTGGCCGATATATCCGATGCATATGCACGCGTGGCTCAATCCTACATGGCCGGCGATGGCAGTGAATATCATGATCTGACTGTGCTCTTCAGCGTGGGACAGATTGTCTATGGGCGCGCCATAAAAACAGAGATACCAGAAAGGAATCGCATGTCACTGTTACTCTCACTTAAGCCGGCAGAAGTGAACAGTAGCTTGCACCACGCCAGCATCAAGAAGGGATTCATCTTCACAGGTGCCATTGAGGAAATCCAGGAGCACGGCTGTGTGATCGAAACCGGCATTGAGGGGCTGCAGGCATTTGTTCCCATCGCAGACGCGGCACAACAGCATCACATTGGTCAGTTGATCTTCCTGAAAGTCAAGCAAATCCAGCACAGTTCCGCAAAGAGTACCTGCCAGTGTGTGCGCTTGGATCaggacaaattgaaaattaaaagccaGAACGAAACCAACCTCGACTACATACTGCCTGGTAGCATTGTAAAGTTTAAGGTAATAAAACATCTTAAAAATGGACTGGAGGGGAGCATTATGAACGAATCGTTTAGAGGCTACGTGAATGAGCATCATTTGGCAGAGGCACTGCACACGCCGCCGGACTACGAACTTAACGAGGAGTACCTGGCGCGGGTGCTCTACGTGATGCCCTTGACCAAGTTGGTATATTTGACCCTTAACTTGGACATTAACGTGACAACTGAAAAGACGGCAATGGAAGATGATGAGCAGCAGGAACTACTAAAGAAGGGCAGCATTGTGGAGAAAGCACGCGTGCTGCGCCATGGCACAGGCGGTATCGTACTGCTCCTCAACCACAAACATAAGGGTCTGATTTCGTATGGCTCCATTAAGTCGAACCATAAGGGAAACTACGACCAGGACGTGGTGTTGGCAAAAtacagcagcaagagcaagCATAAGGTACGTGTGCTTGGATACGATGTCATCGAGTCACTCTACTACTGCACCGACGATGCCAATATATTAAACGAGAAGTTGTACACACTGGAGGATCTTCAAGCGGGCGATATTGTTCAAGCTCGTATTGTGAAGCCTGAATCTAAAATTGGCGGCTACAATGTTAAAATTGGGAAAGTCAACGGGATCATTGAGCAGCTGCATCTGGCGCCAAATATGCGTTATGAGGTGGGTCAACGTCTGCGCTGCCGTGTATTGGACATTTGCCTGGACCGTAAAATTTGCTATTTAAGCAATCGGAACGAGTATCTTAACAAGAGCGTTAAACTGCTTACCTCGCTGCAATCGGCTCAGCCTGGTAGTCTCTTCACTGGCACCGTGGTCAAGTGTGAGTCCAGCTATGTTCTCGTCAAGTTCTGCAGCGGCATCAAGGGAGTGCTGCATAAACAGCGCCTGAATGAACTAATTGAGAGCACCTTTTTCGCCGGTCAAACTACAAAGTTTCGTATTGCTGGACGAAATAATGATCAGGTACTCTTAACACTGCCCGAGGAAAAGTTCCAGCTTGGCGAAATATGTCCCATTGAAGTGACAAATGCATTAGATGCTGGTCTAGAAATCAAAATTACCTATGCTAGCGATGAACAGGATGCATCAATGACAGGTGACGAGAACCCTACCGAGGAGTTTGTCGGTCTGATGCCAGTGCGTTTTCTATCAGACTATGTGGATCTACAGGATGCACAAAAACGCACTCATCCTGTCGGCACACACACCGAAGCCGCCTGCATCATGCAGAACATTTTTAGTTTACGCGATGTGCCCTATTTCAGTGAGAACCTTACCAAGGATTGGCACACAGTGCAAGTGGGCGATGTACTCCGCGCCCATGTTAAGCATGCCAGCGAGCAGGTGCTGGAGCTGCTGGTGCCCGTACGTAATTACAATAAACTGGTCAAGTTGCACGTAAAGATGCTCTGCCCACAAACCGCGCGCGAAGTGCCCATCATGCTGGTGCCGGATCAGCTTCTGTTCGTCAAAGTGCTCAGCAAGGAGTTAGAGACCAAAACGCTGACCGTGTCTGCCAAGCTTTCAGATGTGTGGAGTGGCCAGCTCACTGAGACAGCAAACCTGGTGGAGAG CTATCTAAACGAAGTATCACAGattcgaaataaattaaaaatgctaAATGCGCCCATTGCCAAGCATAGTATGGGCGACAAAGTTGATGTCATTTTCAAGGGCATTGATCCGACGACCAACAATTGGGTGTATCACTTGGACGGCTCCAAGAATATAACTGCACTGATAATTGCCAGCTTGGCAGGCACAGCGACGGCGCCCCAGGTGGGCAGCAAACAACAAGCCGTTATTTTGTGGATCGACTACGCCAACGATATGCTCCTCGTAAGCAATAAGAAGATGGATATTGAacacatcagcagcagccaagaGCTGCCTCAAAATTTAATCGCCAAGTCGGGCATGAAGGCCAAAGTTTTGCTTAAATTAGACAGCATTGTGGTGTGCTCATTAAAAAAGGGTGCCAGCAATCCGTTGATATTTTGTCCGGTACGCCTGCATCCCAACGATGTTGATAGCTCCGCCAGTGCTTGTCTGCGCCAGGGCGATTTCTGTAACCTTGCATTTATACACGAAAAGCTGCCAATTGCTGTGCCAGAGACCGTCTGGAAGCTGTGGAAGGGCGTTAAACGTGCAGCCGCCGTTGATGCTGAAGAAGAAACTCCCGTTAAGTCGAAAAAAGTCAAGATAGAAGCTAAAATAGCATCCAAATCGAACGcacagaaattaaaaaaagctGAAATTAAGCCGTTAGATAATGGCAAGCAAAAGGGCGTACAGCTCTTCTTCGAGGATAAAATCCCTGCAAAGGCAAATGTGCTCAAATGCAATGCAGTAAATGATACTGCGACCAAGTTACGTCTGCCGGGCATCTCGAGCTTCTGGGAGACTGACCTCGGCGCATTAAATGGGAAGCGGCCAGAGGACACATCCAGCGACGAGGATGACAACAATGCAGCAGCCGAGGCAGAGGCGAATTCTAGCAAGAAAAAACGACTTAGTGCCAAGGAAAAGGCTAAGGCAGAAGTTAAGGAGGAACAGCGCTTGCGCGAGATCGAGGAACGCAATGCTGATCCCAATCAACGCCCAGAAACAATTGATCAGTTCGAACGTCTGGTACTAGCCGAGCCCAACAGCAGTAAGTCCTGGATCCAGTACATGTCCTTCCTCCTCTCAAATACAGAGGTGGATAAGGCACGAGAAATTGCTCGACGCGCCATTAAAACAATAGCATTTCGCGAGACCAAAGAACTGCGCAATATATGGACAGCACTAATCAACCTGGAGCTAAGCTACAATTCATCCAATTTTGACGATGTATTGAAGGAGGCACTCAGCCATAACGATCCGCTTGAAACCTACCTAAACCTCGTCGAAGTGCTCAAGTCACACAATCTTAGGGAACGTCTCGTCAGCACATTAAATCTAATAACGCGCAAGTTTAGAACGGAGCCGCAGGTTTGGCGTGTAACTGCCGATGCTTACTTCTGGCTGGGCATGGCGGATCGTGTGCAACCTACGCTGCAGCGTGCGCTGAGCGTTTTACCCAAAAATCAAC ACATCAATTGCATTGTGGCCTTTGCGAAACTGTATGCCCAGAACGATGATAATGCCATGGCGCAAACTTTGCTGGATGATATTGTCACCTCATATCCAAAGCGAATTGATATTTGGGTCCTTTACGTAGATATGTTAATCAAATCGGAACTGATTGAATCCGCAAG aaatgtACTCGAACGTGCAGTTCTTCAAAAGTTGCAGCCGGACAAAATGCTTGTCATCTACAAAAAGTATCTGGACTTTGAGATGAAGCACGGTACGGAGGCAAATGCGGCACGGGTCAAACAGCTAGCCGAACAATATGTTCAGAGTCAAAATAAAACgcttaaatag